GTGATTCTTGGTCAGCATATTACCCCCATCGAACGGGTCGGACTTTATGTCCCCGGCGGAAAAGCAACCTATCCTTCGACCGTCCTGATGGATGCGATTCCCGCCCTGGTTGCCGGTGTTCAATCGTTGGTTATGGTTACTCCGCCAGATCGCAATGGCCAAATCAATCCTAATATTCTGGCCGCGGCAAAAATTGCCGGTGTCCATGAAATCTACAAAATTGGCGGTGCTCAAGCGATTGCCGCCCTTGCTTACGGAACTGAAACCATTCAGCCGGTCAATAAAATTGTTGGTCCCGGAAATATTTATGTAGCGACCGCTAAAAAAGAAGTTTTTGGCAAGGTGGCTATCGACATGATCGCCGGTCCCAGTGAAGTTCTTATTATTGCCGATGAAACCGCAAACCCCGTTTATGCCGCCGCTGATCTCTTGTCTCAGGCCGAACATGATGAGATGGCAATGCCGATTCTGGTAACGACCTCGGCCGCTCTGGGCGCACAAGTTGTTGAAGAAGTTTACCGCCAGATTGAGCAAGATTTAAGCCGTAAAGAGATTGCCAAAAAATCGGTTGATGAGTATGGATTTATTTTTATTGTCAACGATCTAAATGAAGCTTTTGAACTATCAAATCAGATTGCCCCTGAACATTTAGAACTGCTAATTGATAATCCCATGGCCGCTCTGGAAAAAGTTAAAAATGCCGGTGCCATCTTTATGGGTCCCTACAGCCCCGAACCGCTTGGTGATTATTTTGCTGGCCCCAACCATACCTTACCAACCTCGGGCACCGCAAAATTCTCGTCACCTTTAGGTGTTTATGACTATTTAAAAAAATCCAGCATCTTATCCTATGATGAACCAGCACTTGCTGCCATCTCGCAAAAGATCGCCGCCTTCGCCCGATCAGAAGGTTTGGATGGACACGCAAAAGCAGTTGAAAGGCGGTTTGAAAAATAATGAAAACACTGGTACGAAAAAATATCAAAGATCTGGTCGCTTATAAAGTCGATGCCCCGCAATATGAAATTATCGTGAATGCCAACGAAAATCCCTATGATTTTCCGATGCAGCTCAAACGCAAATTCTGCGATGACATCTGTAATACCGACTTAAACCGCTACCCTGAAGCCTGTTTTCCGGAATTACTCGACGAATTGAGTGATTATACTGGTATCCCGCAAACCGGGATCATCAGTGGCTCCGGTTCCGATGAACTGATCGCGATGATTAATCAGGCTTTTATTGATCCGGGCGATGTTGTTATCTCGCATGCCCCATCGTTTGCTATGTACGACATTTGGGCCACGATTGCCAATGCCCAACACCTTATGATTAAAGATTTACCAAATCATGTTCCCGATATCGACGGCATGATTACCGCCGCTTGCGAAAACAATGCTAAACTGCTTTACATCTGTAATCCTAATAACCCTACGGGTTATATCTTTAGCCGTGAAGAAATCCTGAAGATACTTGATACGGTCCCTTCGCTGGTTATTTTAGATGAAGCATATATTGAATTTTGGGGCAAATCGAGTGTCGATCTGATTGCACAATACCCTCGCCTTTTAATTATGCGGACGCTCTCTAAGGCTTTTGGCCTAGCTGGTATTCGTTGTGGTTATGCCCTGGGTAATCCCGAAGTCATTGATATCCTTTATAAAGTTAAAGGTCCCTACAACCTCAACGTTCTGACTCAAAAAATAGCCGTAATCGCCTTGCAAAACCGGGATGCAATTTTGCGAAATCTCGATGTCTTGCGTGCGGAACGCAATAAAGCAGCCGCGGTGCTGGAATCATTACCGGAGATTACCGTTTACCCTTCCGGTTCAAACTTTATCTATTTTGAAACAAACAAAGCGGAGGCCATTTTTGACGCTTTATTAAAAAACAATATCCTGATCAAACGTTTTGCCGAATCGGACAGTAATCCCGGTGGCATCCGTTTCTCTATGGGAAAACCCCAGGAAAACCAAAAGATTCTGGAAATTATCAAGGCGGTCGTGTACAATGAAGCGTAAATGTGATTTATCTCGTTCCACATCAGAAACCCAAATCGCGCTGACTCTTAACCTCGACGGTAGTGGCAGCGCTGATATTACCACCGGGGTCGGCTTTTTTGACCACATGCTGACACTTTTCACCAAACATGGCCAGTTTGATCTAACCATCAAAGCTACTGGCGATAATGCTGACAATCACCATGTGATCGAGGATATTGGGATTCTCCTGGGCAAAGCTTTTTATCAAACCTTGGGGGATAAAGCCGGCATCAACCGCTATGCCTTCCAATTCACACCCATGGACGAAGCCCTGTGCCGAACTTGTGTTGACATCAGCGGCCGTAGTTTTCTGGTTTTTAATGTTCCCCTCACCCGCGAATTTATTGGTGATTTTGAAACCGAAATGCTGGAGGAGTTTTTTATCGCTTTTACTCACAACAGCAAAATGACCCTCCACATCGAATCATTATACGGAACCAACAATCACCACATTGTTGAAGGCATCTTTAAATCGCTGGGCCGCACTTTGAATAATGCCTGTGCCATTGAGTCAGGTAATACTGAAATTCCCTCAACTAAAGGAATCATTGAATAATATTTCATGGCTCTTGCCGCTTTTATCGGGCAATCTTAATAACCATCACTACTTGTTTAAATCCACGGCAAAGTGTATCACACCGTTGCCTGAAAAACTGGAGGTACTACATTGATCGCAATCGTCGACTATGATGTTGGAAATTTAAAAAACGTTTATACCGCTCTCGGTGATGTTGGACTGGAGGGCACGATTACCCGTGACAAAAAAGTCCTTGATCAGGCTGATGCCATCATTCTTCCCGGTGTTGGCGCTTTTTCCGACGCAATGGACAATCTGACCAAATTTGATCTCGTCGAAACTCTTGACCGCAACGTCAAAAAAGGCAAAATTCTGTTAGGAATTTGCCTTGGCATGCAACTGCTTTTTGATCAAAGTTACGAAGACGGAGAATTTTCCGGTCTTTCCTATATTCCCGGTGAAATTGTCAAATTTAACGCCCCGAACATCAAAATTCCTCATATGGGTTGGAATAATCTGATCATTAACCGAGAAAGCAGCTTAGTCAAAAATATCGGGAATGACGACTATGTCTATTTTGTCCATTCTTATTATGCTAAACCAAACGATTTTAATGATGTCATTGCTTATGCTGAGTACAGTGTCCGGGTTCCCGGCATTGTCCAGAAAGACAATGTTATTGGAATGCAGTTTCACCCGGAAAAAAGCTCCCAAGTGGGGCTGCAATTACTAAAAAACTTTAAGGAGATGATCCGATGATTGTATTCCCCGCCATTGACTTAAAAAATGGAAAATGTGTCCGCTTAATGCAAGGACAAAAAGATGCCGAAACCATTTATTTTGATAATCCCGTTGATGTCGCCCTAAAATGGCAATCCAAAGGTGCCCAATATCTCCATCTGGTCGATCTGGACGGCGCCTTTGATGGGCAACCTAAAAATTTAGAACTGATTAAAGAAATTGTCGCGGCACTGGATATTCCCGTCGAATTAGGTGGTGGTATCCGGACGCTGGAAATTGCCAAAGATTATATTGATAGCGGAGTAGCCCGAATCATTATTGGTACCCAGGCCGTTAAAGATTCCGAATTTATCGTTAAACTGATCGATCTCTATAACGACAAAGTCTGCGTTTCAATTGACGCTAGAAACGGACTGGTTTGCACCGAAGGCTGGGTTGAAAATAGTAATATCGAAGCCTTGGAGTTAGCCAGTAATCTCGAAAAAATAGGCCTTTCAACTTTGGTTTATACCGATATTTCCAAAGACGGAATGATGGCTGGACCAAATTTTGAGATGTTAAACGTGTTAAATAACCATTTAAAAATGGACATCATTGCTTCCGGCGGCATCTCCAAGTCTGAAGACCTGATCCGTCTCGAAGAAATGGGGCTTTATGGCGCCATTACCGGCAAAGCTTTATACGAAGGCACCATTGATTTGGAAAAGTTATTAAAAGAGGAGCTAAAGTCATGTTAACCAAACGCATTATCCCTTGCCTCGATGTCGATCATGGTCGAGTTGTCAAAGGTAAAAAGTTTCTTGATATCCAGGACGTCGCTGATCCGGTAGAACTGGGTCGTTACTACTCGGAACAAGGTGCCGATGAACTGGTTTTTTACGATATTACTGCCAGTTATGAAGATCGCGATATCTTCATTCATATCGTTGAAAAAGTGGCTGAAGCAATCCGGATTCCTTTTACCATTGGTGGCGGCATCAGTAAGGTTGAAGATTTTCGAAAAGTTTTGATGGCTGGTGCCGATAAGGTCTCCGTTAATTCTGCCGCTGTTAAAAATCCCCAGTTAATAAAAGAGGCCGCTTTACGTTTTGGTGCACAATGTGTTGTTTTGTCGATCGATGCTAAACGCAATAATAGCGGTTCCTGGGATGTTTATGTCAAAGGTGGCCGCGAAAATACCGGCATTGATGCCATTGAATGGGCAAAACAAGGACAGGCTCTGGGGGCTGGCGAAATCTGTATTAATTCCATTGATACCGATGGGGTTAAAAAAGGTTACGATCTCGAACTCAACCAAAAATTATCCCGTCTTTTAACGATTCCCATCATCGCTTCCGGCGGTGCCGGAAAAATGGACGATTTTGCCGAGGTTTTAAAAATTGGCGCCGACGCGGCCTTGGCAGCATCTGTTTTTCATTATAAAGAAATTCCCATTGCTGATTTAAAAAATTATTTATACGATCAACAAATACCCGTACGGCGGGTATAGAAAGGCTGAAAATGGATTTAGAAAAAATAAAATACAACGAAGCGGGCTTAGTCCCAGCCATTGTTCAAGATTACAAAACCCGTCAGGTACTGATGATGGCCTGGATGAACGAGGAGTCCTTAAAACTTACTATTGAAACCAAAAAAGCAACTTTTTTTAGCCGCAGCCGGCAAGAGTTGTGGATTAAAGGTGAAACTTCCGGAAATACTCAAGCCGTCGTTAAAATCGACTACGATTGTGATGGCGATACCTTACTGTTGCAAGTAAATCCCAAAGGCCCCGCCTGTCATACCGGCAACACTTCCTGTTTTTATCGTAACCTGATGCTCAATCAGGACACTAATTTAGGCAATATGGAAATCCTTAATCGGTTATATGATCTGATTGCCGACCGTAAAAGTAATCCGGTCGAAGGCTCCTATACAAACTATCTTTTTGAAAAAGGTGTTGATAAAATTTGCAAGAAAATTGGTGAAGAAGCTGCTGAAACGATTATTGCGGCGAAAAACAATGATCCTGAAGAACTAATTTATGAATCCTCTGATCTGATCTATCATCTTTTAGTTTTGCTCAATAATCAGAATGTCGATCTAAACAGTTTATTTCGTGAACTTACCAAACGACATAAATAATTTACCTTTTGAGCTGATTCAAATTCTTTATTTGGATCAGCTTTTTTTACTCTTTCGGGTCCTTAACAAAAAAACGATCGATTTGATCGACAATATAAATCACCTCGGCTTCTTCAAGATCATAAAAAAGCGGTAATCTTAATAATCGCTTGCTTTCATTTGTGGTAAAACGATCTTCTCCATTAAATCTGCCAAACCTTATTCCCGCTTGAGACGAATGCAGTGGGACGTAATGAAAAACTGTAAAAATGTTATTTTTCTTCAAATGTTGAATTAAATGATCTCGTTCCGCCTGATCTTTCACTTTTAAATAAAACAGATGACCGTTCTGCTCACATTCATCTGGAATAAAAGGCAACTGAAGATACTGTTGATCTGCTAAAGGTTTTAACAACCGATAATATTTCTGCCATAATGCCACTCTCTTTTTTTTAATCTTATCCGCTTCTTCGAGTTGTGCAAATAAATAAGCCGCGTTAATTTCACTTGGTAAATATGACGATCCCAGATCAACCCAGGAATATTTATCAACTTCACCGGTCAAAAAAAGCTTGCGATTCGTTCCTTTTTCTCTAATAATTTCAGCTCTTTCCGAGAAAGCTGGATTATTAATGATCAGCGCGCCCCCTTCCCCCATTGAATAGTTTTTTGATTGATGAAAACTGTAACAGCCAAAATCTCCGATACTGCCCAAGGCCTTATTCCGGTATCGAGACTTGACTCCCTGGGCGGCATCTTCAATCACAAGCAAATGATATTTCCGAGCGATTTCCATTATTTTATCCATTTCGCAACTGATCCCGGCATAATGAACCGGGACGATTACCTTTGTTTTTGGGGTGATTGCTGCTTCGATTAAATTTTCATCGATGTTCATCGTATCGGGACGAATATCAACAAAAACGATTTTTGCCCCTCTTAAAACAAAAGCGTTTGCCGTTGAAGTAAATGTATAAGATGCCATAATCACTTCATCACCAGGTTCGATATTACAAAGCAGTGCCGCCATTTCCAACGCATGGGTACCCGAAGTTGTCAATAATGCACTGACTGTTTTGGTCTGTTCAATCAGCCATCTGGTACAAGCTTTTATATAAACGCCATCTCCACTCATCGACTGAGTTGTGATGGCTCTGTGCATATAGTCTAATTCCTTTTCCCAAAATAAGGGTTTGTTAAATGGTATCATGATCGTAACTATCCTTTATTATAAATTTGTTTGTTTTTATTGTTTTTGTTATCCTAAATATCATCTTAGGGTTCAACAATTAAAATTATATTGGCCTGGTTCAAATAAAAAAGGGATTCCGATCATTACACCGGTTTCCCTGTGAAAGCGCTGTTTTCAGGTATCAATCAGATCGAGAATCTCTTCTTTAAGATTCAGGTATTTTTCGTTGGTGTGAATCCGTCCAGTCTTAGAATCAACCGCATTTTCGATAAAATCCAAATCCAATTCTTTGATAATTGTCCCCGGATTTTTTGACATCACCAAAACCCGTGTTCCCAATGAAAGAGCTTCATCAACATCGTGGGTTATCATAAAAATAGTATTATGATTTTCTTTCCAGATATTCCGGATCAGTTTTTGCATATGAATCCGTGTCAGTGCATCCAACGCACCTAACGGTTCATCCATCAACATGACTTCCGGTTCATTCGCCAAAACCCGCGCCAAGGCTACCCTTTGTTTCATCCCACCGGATAATTCAAAAGTTGCCTGATTCTCAAATTCGACCAAATCAACTTGTTTTAAATAATGACTGGCAATTTTTGAGCTTTCTATTTTTGAAAGACCTTTCATTTTTGGTCCAAACTCGATATTTTTTCGCACGTTCATCCAGGGATATAGCGATGCTGACTGAAAAATGACCCCCCGGTTCCAGTCTGGCCCGGCAACAACCTGCCCGTTCATTAAAAAGGTCCCTTCCGTTTGCTGCAAAAATCCGGCAAGAACTTTTAACAATGTACTCTTACCACATCCCGAGGGACCTAAAACACAAATAAAGTCGCCCCGATAGATGTTTAAATTGATGTTCTCAATCGCCCTGATCGGCTCGCTGTTCGTCAGATATTCAACGCCTAATTTACTTATTTCAATTAACAATTCGTTTTTCATCTTTTTGGCACTCATTTTTTTAAAGAAAGCTCAAGATACTCCGAATTTATGAATTGGTCAAATTCTCCCTGCGACGGTACCACATCAATCGATTTTTGCGTCTGCAAAAAATCGGCCGTATCTTTCATAATTTTTGCAAAAGCACCTGGTGACCCCGGTGTTCCCATATATTCTGAACTCAGTTCCGCTTCTGGTGTTAACCACTTTGAGCCTTCCATTTGTGCTAAAGCTTCTTCCGTTGAAATGCCCAATTCTTTAGCCACAGCAGCGGCACTTTGTTGCGGATTACTGCGGTAGGCATCGCCACCTTCACTTAAGCATTTGATAAAATCTGCAACAAGCTCGGGATTTTGGTCTGAAAATGCTTTACGGACTAAACAGACATTAGCGGTCACATAACCCTTGTTAGCCATCTCTTCGCTACTTACAAGGACCGTTCCATTTTTTAACAATTGAC
This is a stretch of genomic DNA from Acetobacterium woodii DSM 1030. It encodes these proteins:
- the hisB gene encoding imidazoleglycerol-phosphate dehydratase HisB, whose product is MKRKCDLSRSTSETQIALTLNLDGSGSADITTGVGFFDHMLTLFTKHGQFDLTIKATGDNADNHHVIEDIGILLGKAFYQTLGDKAGINRYAFQFTPMDEALCRTCVDISGRSFLVFNVPLTREFIGDFETEMLEEFFIAFTHNSKMTLHIESLYGTNNHHIVEGIFKSLGRTLNNACAIESGNTEIPSTKGIIE
- the hisC gene encoding histidinol-phosphate transaminase translates to MKTLVRKNIKDLVAYKVDAPQYEIIVNANENPYDFPMQLKRKFCDDICNTDLNRYPEACFPELLDELSDYTGIPQTGIISGSGSDELIAMINQAFIDPGDVVISHAPSFAMYDIWATIANAQHLMIKDLPNHVPDIDGMITAACENNAKLLYICNPNNPTGYIFSREEILKILDTVPSLVILDEAYIEFWGKSSVDLIAQYPRLLIMRTLSKAFGLAGIRCGYALGNPEVIDILYKVKGPYNLNVLTQKIAVIALQNRDAILRNLDVLRAERNKAAAVLESLPEITVYPSGSNFIYFETNKAEAIFDALLKNNILIKRFAESDSNPGGIRFSMGKPQENQKILEIIKAVVYNEA
- the hisD gene encoding histidinol dehydrogenase; this translates as MKTLLYQKEMDLDTILRRNENEQDDIRNAVLEIIKGVKNDGNAALLYYTQALDHCKLTRLRVSETEIDEAFTLVPDELLTIMREAAENIRAFHEKQLETTWTYSPKPGVILGQHITPIERVGLYVPGGKATYPSTVLMDAIPALVAGVQSLVMVTPPDRNGQINPNILAAAKIAGVHEIYKIGGAQAIAALAYGTETIQPVNKIVGPGNIYVATAKKEVFGKVAIDMIAGPSEVLIIADETANPVYAAADLLSQAEHDEMAMPILVTTSAALGAQVVEEVYRQIEQDLSRKEIAKKSVDEYGFIFIVNDLNEAFELSNQIAPEHLELLIDNPMAALEKVKNAGAIFMGPYSPEPLGDYFAGPNHTLPTSGTAKFSSPLGVYDYLKKSSILSYDEPALAAISQKIAAFARSEGLDGHAKAVERRFEK
- a CDS encoding ABC transporter ATP-binding protein, with product MKNELLIEISKLGVEYLTNSEPIRAIENINLNIYRGDFICVLGPSGCGKSTLLKVLAGFLQQTEGTFLMNGQVVAGPDWNRGVIFQSASLYPWMNVRKNIEFGPKMKGLSKIESSKIASHYLKQVDLVEFENQATFELSGGMKQRVALARVLANEPEVMLMDEPLGALDALTRIHMQKLIRNIWKENHNTIFMITHDVDEALSLGTRVLVMSKNPGTIIKELDLDFIENAVDSKTGRIHTNEKYLNLKEEILDLIDT
- the hisF gene encoding imidazole glycerol phosphate synthase subunit HisF, whose amino-acid sequence is MLTKRIIPCLDVDHGRVVKGKKFLDIQDVADPVELGRYYSEQGADELVFYDITASYEDRDIFIHIVEKVAEAIRIPFTIGGGISKVEDFRKVLMAGADKVSVNSAAVKNPQLIKEAALRFGAQCVVLSIDAKRNNSGSWDVYVKGGRENTGIDAIEWAKQGQALGAGEICINSIDTDGVKKGYDLELNQKLSRLLTIPIIASGGAGKMDDFAEVLKIGADAALAASVFHYKEIPIADLKNYLYDQQIPVRRV
- the hisIE gene encoding bifunctional phosphoribosyl-AMP cyclohydrolase/phosphoribosyl-ATP diphosphatase HisIE — translated: MKMDLEKIKYNEAGLVPAIVQDYKTRQVLMMAWMNEESLKLTIETKKATFFSRSRQELWIKGETSGNTQAVVKIDYDCDGDTLLLQVNPKGPACHTGNTSCFYRNLMLNQDTNLGNMEILNRLYDLIADRKSNPVEGSYTNYLFEKGVDKICKKIGEEAAETIIAAKNNDPEELIYESSDLIYHLLVLLNNQNVDLNSLFRELTKRHK
- the rffA gene encoding dTDP-4-amino-4,6-dideoxygalactose transaminase, with the translated sequence MIPFNKPLFWEKELDYMHRAITTQSMSGDGVYIKACTRWLIEQTKTVSALLTTSGTHALEMAALLCNIEPGDEVIMASYTFTSTANAFVLRGAKIVFVDIRPDTMNIDENLIEAAITPKTKVIVPVHYAGISCEMDKIMEIARKYHLLVIEDAAQGVKSRYRNKALGSIGDFGCYSFHQSKNYSMGEGGALIINNPAFSERAEIIREKGTNRKLFLTGEVDKYSWVDLGSSYLPSEINAAYLFAQLEEADKIKKKRVALWQKYYRLLKPLADQQYLQLPFIPDECEQNGHLFYLKVKDQAERDHLIQHLKKNNIFTVFHYVPLHSSQAGIRFGRFNGEDRFTTNESKRLLRLPLFYDLEEAEVIYIVDQIDRFFVKDPKE
- the hisA gene encoding 1-(5-phosphoribosyl)-5-[(5-phosphoribosylamino)methylideneamino]imidazole-4-carboxamide isomerase, with translation MIVFPAIDLKNGKCVRLMQGQKDAETIYFDNPVDVALKWQSKGAQYLHLVDLDGAFDGQPKNLELIKEIVAALDIPVELGGGIRTLEIAKDYIDSGVARIIIGTQAVKDSEFIVKLIDLYNDKVCVSIDARNGLVCTEGWVENSNIEALELASNLEKIGLSTLVYTDISKDGMMAGPNFEMLNVLNNHLKMDIIASGGISKSEDLIRLEEMGLYGAITGKALYEGTIDLEKLLKEELKSC
- the hisH gene encoding imidazole glycerol phosphate synthase subunit HisH, with translation MIAIVDYDVGNLKNVYTALGDVGLEGTITRDKKVLDQADAIILPGVGAFSDAMDNLTKFDLVETLDRNVKKGKILLGICLGMQLLFDQSYEDGEFSGLSYIPGEIVKFNAPNIKIPHMGWNNLIINRESSLVKNIGNDDYVYFVHSYYAKPNDFNDVIAYAEYSVRVPGIVQKDNVIGMQFHPEKSSQVGLQLLKNFKEMIR